The Acidipropionibacterium virtanenii DNA segment ATCCGAAGCGGGTCGTCGGAGAAGGACCGCTCGGGAGGGAAGGGGGTGCGCAGCAGTCCGGCGGCGATGTCGGCCAGCCCGGCGTGGGGGTCGGCGAATCCGCGGGTGTCTGCATGTACGGCCATCGCGTTGATGGTGAAGTCGCGGCGGATCAGGTCCTCGTCGATGGTGGTCCCGAAGGCGATCTCGGGCTTGCGGGAATCGGGCCGGTAGACGTCGGTGCGGTAGGTGGTGATCTCGACCACCCAGGAATCGGGGGTGCCGGCGTCGGCGGAGGTCGCAGAGCCCTCGGCGGGGTTCCTGCCAGCGTCAGCAGGGTTCTTCGGACTCCCCGAAGGGATCTTGCAACCGCCTCCCGAAGGGATCTTGCAACCAATGGTGCCGAACTGCCGACCGATGTCCCACACCGCGTGGGTGCGGGTGCGCACCAGCCTCTCGATCTCGTCGGGGTGGGCGTCCGTGGTGAAATCGAGATCGTGACCCAGGGTGCCCATCAGGGCGTCGCGCACCGATCCGCCCACCAGGTACAGGTCATGGCCCGCCTGCGCGAACAGCCGGCCCAGATCCGACACCAGCGGGATCGAGGTGAACAGCCGCTCGATCCTGTGCTCCAGCAGCCGGGGCAGGGTGCAGCCCCGTTCCTCATCGGTGGGGTTCAGGGCGTCAAGTGGTCCGGGCACAGTGTTTCAGTTTACGTGGTGCGGTCCGGTTTCACCTCGGCTCCCGACCTCCCGAACTCCGGGCGGTCGCCGGGCGGGCCGCCGAACGTCCCACCGGGCGGAGCCGGGACCGGCCGATCCTGGCCAGGGTGGTCCCCCGGGAGCGGACCGCACGGCGAACAGGTGACATGCTGAGGCCCATGAGTGCGCAAGCCGTCGTGACCGACATCGGCACCGTCGTCGTCGCCGTGGACTCCTTCAAGGGGTCGCTGACCAGCAGTCAGGCCTGTCAGGCCGTGGCCGAGGGGATCCACCGGGGGGAGGCCGGGCTGCCGGTGATCACCATCCCGGTGGCAGACGGCGGGGAGGGGACCCTCGACGCGGCCCTGGCGGCCGGCTACCAGGCCGTGACCACACGCTGTCACGGCGCCACCGGCGATCTCGCCGAGGTCGAATGGGCCCGCCGGGGCGACGACGCCGTCATCGAGATGGCGGCCTGCTGCGGCCTGGAGAGGGCCGACCGGGTGTCCGGCCCGCCCACCCCGCAACGCGCCCTGACGGCGTCCAGCAGAGGGCTGGGCGAGGTGATCGCGGCCGCCCTGCGCGCCGGGGTGACGTCCATCACCATCGGGATCGGCGGATCGGCCAGCACCGATGGCGGGGCCGGGCTGCTGGAGGCCCTGGGGGCGCGCTTCCTGGACCGCGAGCGCAACGACATCGACGCCGGGGCGGCGGGCCTGGAGGCCCTCGACCTGGTCGATCTCACCCACCTCAGTCCGCGGCTGGCCGAGGTGGAGCTCACGGTGGCCTGCGACGTCACCAGCCCCCTGCTCGGAAAGAACGGGGCGGCCGCCGTCTTCGGGCCGCAGAAGGGCCTCGACGCCGAGGGGATCGCTCGCGCCGACCACGCCCTGGAGATGTTCGCCGGAGCCGTCGAGCCGGCGCTGGGAGTCATCCACCGCGACGATCCGGGGGCCGGTGCGGCCGGCGGGACGGGCTTCGCGCTGCTCTGCCTGGGGGCCGGCTACCGGCCCGGGGCGCAGGTGGTGCTCGGCTGGTCGCACGCCACCGAGCACATCGCCGGCGCCTCCCTGGTGATCACCGGCGAGGGACGGCTGGACCACCAGACGCTGCTCGGCAAGACCCCCGACGCCGTCCGGCGGATGGCCCGGGCGGCCGGCGTGCCGGTGTGGGCCGTGTGCGGGGTGTGCGATCTGGAGGGGGAGGACCGCGACGCCTTCGACGGGGTCCTGGCGCTCTCGGACATCGAGCCGGACCCGGCCAGGTCAATCGCCGGGGCCAGGGGGCTGCTGGTCCGGGTGGTCGCCGAGGCCATGGGGACCGAGTAGCCGCGGGTCCGGCGGATCGGGCTGATCCGGTTGATCGGGCTGATCGGGGGGCGCCTGGCCGGGTGGCACGCGGCCCGGGCCCGACCGGGCCCCGGTGAGGCCGGGCCTGGCGATCATCATCACCAGGAACCCGGCGCCGAGCACGATGATCGGCAGGGTGAACAGAAGCCCCAGCCCGATGATCGCCCAGGTCATCAGAAGGCGCCCCTGATCCGCGCCTCGTCGAAGGCGTCCTTGACCTTGCGGCGGGTGGTCCGGATGACGTCGAACTGCGACTGGGCGACGCACTTGACGCTCACCTGGAAGGTCATCACACCCTTCGAGATATCGGTCACGCCGAGCACGGTGGGCTCCTCGAGCAGGGATTCGGCGAAGGCCGGATCCTGGTCCACCTCCGCCAGTACCTTGCGGATCACCCTCATCACGACCTGCGGGTCCTCCGACTGGTGGACGGCGATGTCGATGGTCTCCTGGGCCCAGCCCTGGGTGATATTGCCCACCTTGAGGATCTCGCCGTTGCGCAGGTACCAGGACATGCCGTTGAAATCGCGGAGCCTGGTGGTGCGCAGACCCACCTCCTCCACGGTGCCCTTGAGTTCGTCGATCTCCACCACATCGCCCACCCCGTACTGATCCTCGAAGATCAGGAACATGCCGGTGAGCAGGTCCTTCACCAGGGACTGCGCGCCGAAGGCGATCGCGATGCCGGCCACTCCCGCCGAGGCGATGACCGGCGTCAGCTGGATGCCGACCGCGGAGAAGCCGGAGAAGATCGCGATGAGAGCGATGAGGGCCACGCTGATGTTCGACATCAGCCGGCCCATCGTGGTGGCCCGTTTGGTCTGGCGCTCCGCGCCACGGCCGATGATGTCGCTCCAGGCCCGGCCGGTCCGGTTCACCTCGGGTGCGGGGCGCTTGGCGCTGCGGGAGTTCATCCATTTGATGAGCTGGTCGATGCCCTTGCGCATCAGCCAGCGCGCCACCAGCGCCACGACGATGATGTAGCCCAGATGGATCGGCGTCTGCGGCCAGATCCACTCGAAATTCTTGAACAGGGTGGTGCTCCCCTTCATGGGGACCAGCACGTTCAGCGGGCTCAGCATGGTATCGCCCCCCACGTGGAGCCGCTCATGGCAGATCTCATGACAGGAAGGCCTTGATCAGCGGGCCGGCGGTCCCCGACCCGGACTCGCCGATCTCGACCATGCAGGCGACCGCGATGGCTGACGTCCAGCAGATCATCCACGCGTGGGTCCTCAACTTTCCTGACTCTCCGAACTCGGCGGTGCCCGTCTTGGCACCCGTGGCGAGTCCCGAGAGTACCCGGCCCGAACCCTTCTGGACGGTCGCGATCATCACCTGCCGCAGTGCGGCCACCTCCTTGGTGGACAGCGCGGTGGCCTTCGACTTCGGCTGATGGCCCTCGACCAGCCAGGGGATGACGGTCCTGCCGGCCGCCACCGAGGCTGCCACCCCGGCCATCGCCATCGGGGAGGCCAGCACCCCGCCCTGGCCGATCATGTCGGAGGCCAGCACGTCGGCGGCGGTGGTGTCGCTCACCTGGCCGTAGAAGGCCGGGAAGCCGGTGTCGTAGTCGGTGCCCATGCCCAGGCTCCCGGCGGCCTTGCGCAGGGTTGCCGAGGTCACCTTGGCGTGCTGGGAGATGAAGGCGGTGTTGCACGACTGCGCCACGGCGTCGACCAGTGGGATCGAGCCCGAGTAGGAGGAGTCGTAGTCGGAGTAGTTGTGGAAGCTGCGCCCGTTGACGGTGATGTTCGGCGAGCAGTTCACCGGTGAGGACGTCGTGAGCCCGGCCCGCACCAGGGCCAGGGTGGTGGCGATCTTGAAGGTGGAGCCGGGTGCGTACTGACCGGAGGTGGCGTAGCCGTTGGCGCTGGCGGCCGTGGAGTTCGCGGCGGCCAGGATGCGGCCGGTGCCGGGTTGCACGGCCACCAGGCAGGCGACCCCCTTGACCGGGCTGAGCGCCGCCTCGGCCTTGGACTGGGAGTCCGGATCCAGGGTGACGCGCAACGCCTTGCCGTCGGTGGCCGGAACCGAGAAGAGGCCCTGCGGTGTGTCGGGGGACGCACTGGACGAGCCGGTCGCCGTGACTGTGGGCTGGGAGGCTGGAGATGCGGAGGACGTCGGGTCCTTGCGGGCGACGATCGAGATGACGTGTCCGACCTTGCCGCGCAGCTGGTCGTCGTAGCGCAGCTGGAGACCGGACTTGCCCACCACGTCGCCCTCCTGGATCTCGCCCTTGCCTCGCTTGACGTCCGAGTCGTCGGCCAGTCCCGAGGTGCCGAGCAGTCCGATCGCGAAGGTGCGGGTGGAGGCGAGCATGAGATCGCGGTCGACAACCGAGGCTCCGTCGACGCTGTCGATATTGCGCGGGATGTCCTGCTCGCGGACGGTGATGGCGACGACGAAGGCCTGGTCGCCTGCGGCCTTCACCTTGGCGACGTAGGTCTTGGCGTCGATCTTGACCAGCTTGGCCAGGGCGGTCGCGGAGGCCTCCCACTTCGTCTTGTCGAGGTGGGACTTGTCGATGCCGAGATCATGCACGGTGTGCTTGACGACGATGTCCTTGCCCTCGTTGCCGGTGATGGGGGCGCGCTCGCCGAGCTTGCGGGTGTGCCGCAGCCGGGTGGCCTGACCGAGCTGGGGGTGGACGATCGCCGGTTCCCAGGCGGTCTTCCAGGTGCCGGCGTCCTGGTTGAGGGTGGCGGTGGAGGTGAAAGCCCACTTCCGGGAGCCGAGGGCCAGGGTGTGGGCCAGCGTGGCGGTGCAGGAATCGCCGTCCTTCGTCACCGAGGCGAGAGCGGTGATGGGACGCAGCCCGTCCATGCCGGTGAAGATGACCTTGAGGTCGGAGACGGCGGTGGCCGGGTCGTCGAGGGGGACGTTCTTCAGGTCGCCCTTGGTGAGCCCGGCCGCGAGTTTCTGGGCCGACTGTCTGGCGGCGTCGGGGGCGTTGTCGTCGGAGGAGCTGCATGCCGCCAAGGAACCGAGCATGCCGCCGCCCAGGGCGAGAGCCGCGGTGGTTCCGGCGGCGGCCTTGCCGAAACTGCGGCGCGAGACGACGGGATTCTGCGGCATGGGCGCGTCCTCTCAGGAGCTGTGACCAACAGTCTTCATACAACCATTCCTGCGGCAGCAGCGAAGCGGATCGCCGTCGGGTGCCGACTGTGACTTCCGGCCCTGGCGAGTCGGGGGCGTATTGCCCCTCGCGGTATCCGGGCATTTCAGCGCGACGCGCGGGGGTCGGGACAGATCCGCGACGTGCAGGCCCCTCTCCGGCTGAAATGCCCGGGAGTGAACTCGCGCCCATGGACGCCGCCCCGGTCGACGGCGGACGGGGGATAGGCTGCCACCGCCTCCCGATTCCCGGCGGTGGGACGCCTTGTGCCCCCTGCCGCGTGCGGCAGGTCACTTGTACAGCCTCCCAGGCGAAGGAGCAGCCTGCCCATGACCCGGACCCCCGACGAATTCCCCCCCTTCGGCCCCGGACGTCACCTGCTGAGCGTCCAGCAGCTGGACTCCGGTCTCCTGTCACAGATCTTCGAGCTCGCCGAACTGGTCGATCCCATCGCTGCGGGTACCGTCCGCTGCACCGTGCTGGACGGCGCCGTGCTGGGCAGCCTCTTCTTCGAGCCCTCCACCCGTACCCGGCTGAGCTTCGAGTCGGCCTTCCTGCGGCTGGGCGGCGAGGTGACCACCACCACCGGGTTCACCTTCTCCTCGATGGCCAAGGGGGAGTCGATCCACGACACCTCGCGGGTGGTCTCGGGCTACTCCGACGTCATGGTGGTCCGCCACCCCGACAAGGGATCGGTGGCCGAGTTCGCCGAGGCGTCGGTGGTGCCGGTGATCAATGCCGGTGACGGTGACGGTGAGCATCCCAGCCAGGCCCTGCTGGATCTCTACACCCTCACCCGGGAGCTCGAGGCTCGCGGGAAGACGGTCGACGGGGCCACCGTCGCCATCGTCGGCGACCTCAAGTACGGGCGCACCGTGCACTCGCTGATGAAGCTGCTCACCCTGGCCTCGGGCATCACCTTCCGGCTGTTCAGCCCGCCCAGCCTCGAACTGCCCCTGGAGATCGAGAACTACGTCGCCGAACGCGGCCACCGGATCATCGAGTGCGACTCCGCCGGGGAGGCGGTGAGCGGAGCCGACGCGGTCTACGCCACCCGCGTCCAGCGGGAGCGGATGACCGAGGAGGTGCTGGCCACCGCCAATGTAACGGGCAATCTGCTCAACCGGCAGATCCTCCACGACGCCGGGGCGCAGGACATCGTCATCATGCACCCGCTGCCGCGCGACTCCCGGCACGACTCCTTCGACCTGTCGAGCGATGTCGACGATCTGCCCGGGTTGTCGATCTTCCACCAGACCGACAACGGCCTGCGAATCCGGATGGCAATCTTCCTGGTCGCGATGGGCTGCTCGGCCGAGGCCGTGAAGGCCGCCACCAAGAATCAGAGCTGGAACGCGGCCCTCGACTGGGCCTGAGGGGAGTCCCAGGCGACATTTTCTCGTCCTGGAGGCCCGGTTCCGGCACCGTCGGTGCGGATCCCGAGTCTCCAGGACGAGAAAATGTCGCCCCCCATTGATCAGCGCGCGAGGGTGCCCATCGGGTCCCAGGCCGGCAGGGCCAGGGGCTCCTCGGCGACCGCGGCCCGCAGCTCCTCAGGCAGGGAGTCGACCTTCACCACCACCTCGAAGACGTAGTCGGTGAACCAGGCGTCGTCCATGGTGAAGAAGCCCTTGTCGCCGGGCTCCTCGCCCCACGAGTTCTCCACCCTCCAGCGTCGCGGGGCGCCGTCGGCGACATCGACCCCGGTGAACAGCATGGCGTGGTTCATCGCCGAGGCACCGGTGTTGACCCGCTGCTCCTTGGTGGTCGACAGATCCACCCCGAACAGGCCGGAGTAGTCGTACAGGTCGCCGACCAGCAGGCCGTCGTCGCGCTCGGACTGCTGGGAGACGTCGGCGCCGAACCAGACGGGCTCGCCGGCCACGATGGTCTCGGCGGCCAGTCTCTTGATGGTGTCCATGGGCGCGTTGATGTAGCGGATCTGGCGCCCGCCCACCACATTGCCCAGATGCTCGACGGTCAGCGCCCGGCCCTTCGGGTGCTCGCGGCGCGGGTCGTCGACCAGGCACACGTAGCCGGACAGGTCGATCCCGACGTGACGCGCGTAGAACTCGGTCGGGGTGAGCACGCCGTCGCGGTGGAAGTTCTTGTCGTCGTCGATCCACTCCCACTCGAAGCTGGACGGCGGGTTGCCGAGACTGATCACCAGGATGCGCCAGACATCGGCGAGGATCCCGCGGCGGGCGGCGTCGAGCACCTCCTGCGAGGCGCCGGCGGCGGCCTGCTCGCGCAGGTCGAGGGCGGCCTTGCGCAGCAGTGTCTGGAGCTGCTTGTTCATCTGGGCGGTGTGGGTCGAGGGCTCGGTCTCGGGCATCGCCTCCTTGGGGACGACGCCGTGCTTGGCGTAGATGGAGACGGCCATGTCCCACTGGCCGCCGTCGCCCAGCACTTCGGCCAGCATGAACTGGATGAGGCGGGAGTCCAGGGGTTCGGAGACGGTGGCGATGATGTCGTTCAGGAAGTAGTTGGCGCGCTCGAACTTGTCCCAGAAGACCGCGTAGTTGCCCGACAGCTCGAAGTCCTTGACGCCGAGGTCGGTGCGGGCCGCGGAGCGCAGCAGGTTGAGCGAGGAGAACAGCCAGCAGCGGCCCGACTTCTGCTGGGAGGTGGCCGACCAGTCGTCCAGGCGGTTCGACATCACCTTGGGGGTGCCGGTGACCTTCTCGCGGTCCAGAGCCGAATTGTCGACGCCGGAGTGCGTGACGGCGTTGAGGGCCAGGCGCAGGGTGGGGTCGTCGGTGGTCGGGAGCGTGGCGAGCAGGTCGTCGTCGACGGCCCTGGAGGTGACGGAGCGGGTCTGAATGGTCATGGTGTCAGTTCTACCTCAGGGTTGTGATGGGATGGGTGTTCCCTCGGAGAGGACGACCATGAGCGACGACGCCGAGACCAGCGATGCCCTGGCCGACAACAGGGCCTCCTGGGACGACCGTGCCGGCATCCATGCTGCGTCGGACTTCTACGCCGTCGACGCCCTGATCGCCGATCCGGGCGCCGTCACCGACGTCGTCCGCCGCGACCTGGCCGTGCTGACCCCGCACCTGGCGGCCGGGCCCGGCTTGACCCGGGGCAGCGTCTCAGGCCGCTCCCTGCTGCATCTGCAGTGCCACATCGGCGACGACACCTTGTCCTGGTGGCGTCTGGGCGCCTGCGACGTCCACGGCCTGGACTTCTCCCCGAAGGCTCTGGAGCAGGCTCGCGGCATCGCCGAGCGGGTGGGCGCCCCGATCACCTTCGTGGAGGGCGACGCGCGGTACGCCTCCGACATCATCGCCCGGACCTTCGACGTCGTGGTCACCAGCACCGGGACCATCGTCTGGCTGCCCGACCTGGAGGCCTGGGCGCGGTCGATCGCCACGTTGCTGGAGCCCGGCGGGGTGTTCTTGATCCGCGACGACCATCCGGTGCTCGGCGCGATGGAGTTCGAGCCGTGGACAATCACGACCGATTACCTGTCGGGCGGCGGGCAGAGCGACTACGTCTCCGACCAGAGTTACACCGGCGACCCGATGCCCAGCCACACCAATCACGAGTGGGTCCACGACCTGTCGGAGGTGGTGACGGTGCTGCTGGACGCCGGGTTGCGGATAGAGGCGCTCGGTGAGCATCCGGCGATGGACTGGAGGCCGATGGAGGGCATGGTCCACACCGATGCCGGGTGGCAGCTGCCGGAGGGAAGCCCCCGGATCCCGCTGACCTTCTCCGTCGTCGCCCGGAAACCTCGGGACTGAGGGGGCCGCCGCCTTTCCCCTGGCCGGGCCCGCTGTCGTTCCCAGGGCCTTTCCCCTGCCGTCCCTGACTGGGGGAATTTCCTCCCAACACGCCGTCCCAGCGCTCGCTGGGGCTCGGGGACGGCGTGTTGGGAGGAAAATCTCCACAGTAAACTCACAGGCGCCAGTTTCGTTGTGGCCGGCGACGGGGTACTGGGTTAGTGCTGGCTTGCCGCTACGAGGGGGGCCGGGGGGGTCGTTCCCCCGCCTATTAAGGTGAGGGCGTGACCAACGACGACCATATGGACGCTGCCCGACTACCCGGGGGATTCGTCCCCGGGCCCATAGACCCCGAGGAGCTGCCTGCCGACGTCGCGGTCCCCGAGACCCTGCCCCCGACCGGCCCTGCAGTCGTGGGCGCCGCCGTCGGGTCGATCGGCGGGACGCCGAATGTCGAGGGGATGGTGGACGCCGCCGGCGACAACCGCGTCGACGTCCTCACCTGTGCCGACGCACCGGCCCCCGGCTGGACGACCTGGTCGACCGTCACCCTGCACGCCCGGCCCAATGAACTGCCGATGGCCGACGGCACGAAGCTGGACGTCCGCGTCGAGCTGATGGCGGTCGGCATGCCCGGTTCCGACGTCATGGGCAAGATCCTGGGATCCTGCGCCTTCGCGGTGCTCCAGGACGGCTGGATGATGGCCCCCGGCGTCGTCTACGGCGACGTCGTCTCCCTCTACGACGACAAGGCCACCACCCCGCACATCATGTGGTCGCACCCCTTCACCGCCGGGGATCTCGGTGCGGTGGAGATCGATGACGACCTCAAGGTGCACTGGCTGATGGCGGTGCCGATCACCGAGGCCGAGCGCACCTTCCTCGAGCAGAACGACTACGAGGCGCTGGCCCAGCTGCTGGACTCCCACCAGGTGAACTACACCGACATGCACCGGGAGTCGGTGGTCTGATCCGCGACACTGTGTCGAGTTGATGCGGAATGACCAGCATCAACTCGACACAGCTCACCGCCCACAGTGGGTGACCGGTTCCCCCACCGGCCCCTGACCGCTCAGCGGCGCACCGGGTCCGGCAGGTACACCTCTCCTCCGGAGGCCCTGAACTCCGCCGCCTTCGCGGCCATTCCGGCCTCGGCCACCCGTCGCTGCTCGGCGGCGTCACCGAAGTCGTCGCGGATGTCCTGGGAGATCCTCATCGAGCAGAACTTCGGCCCGCACATGGAGCAGAAGTGGGCCGTCTTCGCGGGCTCGGCGGGCAGGGTCTCGTCGTGCATCGACTCGGCGGTCTGCGGGTCCAGGGACAGCCCGAACTGGTCGCGCCAGCGGAACTCGAAGCGCGCCTTCGACAGGGCGTCGTCGCGCTCCCGGGCTCCGGGGTGGCCTTTGGCGACGTCGGCCGCGTGGGCGGCGATCCGGTAGGTGATGACGCCGGTCTTGACGTCGTCGCGATCGGGCAGCCCGAGGTGCTCCTTGGGGGTGACGTAGCACAGCATCGCCGTGCCGTAGCGGGCGATCTCGGTGGCACCGATGGCCGAGGTGATGTGGTCGTAGCCGGGCGCGATGTCGGTGACCAGCGGCCCCAGGGTGTAGAAGGGGGCGCCGTCGCACAGCTCCTGCTGGCGCTCCACGTTCTCGCGGACCAGGTGGAAGGGGATGTGGCCGGGCCCCTCCACCATCACCTGGACGTCATGCTCCCAGGCCCGCTTCGTGAGCTCGGCCAGGGTGTCGAGTTCGGCGAACTGGGCGGCGTCGTCGGCATCCGCCAGGCATCCGGGCCGCAGCCCGTCACCCAGGGAGAAGGCGACGTCGTAGCGGGCGAAGATCTCGCAGAGCTCGTCGAAGTGCTCGTATAGGAAGTTCTCCCGGTGGTGGGCCAGGCACCAGCCGGCCAGGATCGATCCGCCGCGCGAGACGATCCCGGTGACCCGGTCGGCGGTCAGCGGCACGTAGCGCAGCAGCACCCCGGCGTGGATCGTCATGTAGTCGACGCCCTGCTCGCACTGCTCGATGACGGTGTCGCGGAAGATCTCCCAGGTGAGCGCCTGGTGATCCCCGTCCACCTTCTCCAGAGCCTGGTAGATCGGCACGGTGCCGATCGGCACCGGGGAGTTGCGCAGGATCCACTCGCGGGTGGTGTGGATGTCGTCGCCGGTGGACAGGTCCATCACGGTGTCGGCGCCCCAGCGGGTGGCCCAGCGCAGCTTGTCCACCTCGTCGGCGATCGACGAGGTGACGGCCGAGTTGCCGATATTGGCGTTGACCTTCACCCCGAAGGCCTTCCCGATGATCATGGGTTCGGCCTCGGGGTGGTTGACGTTGGCGGGGATGATCGCTCTCCCGGCGGCCAGCTCGTCGCGCACCAGGGAGACGTCGCAGCCCTCGCGCAGCGCCACGTAGCGCATCTCGGGGGTGATGACGCCGACCCGCGCGTAGTGCATCTGGGTGACGGTGGCGCCGGCCCGGGCCCGCAGCGGGGGACGCCGTTCCCCCTTCCATTCCTGGCTGGCGGCACCGCGGCGCACCGCCGAGCGGCCGTCGTCCGACAGATCACGGCCTCGCGGCTCGTAGCTCTCGACGTCGTCGCGCCCGGTGATCCATCCGGAGCGCAGCGACGGCAGGCCGCGGGTGACGTCGCAGTCGGGGCCGATGGTGCGGTAGACCGCCAGCGGGGGATTGGCGCTGCCGTCGGGGGCGTCGTCCTGGTTGATCATGGTGACCGGGACGTCGATCCCGTGGGCGGCGTCGACCAGATGGCCGAGGTGGTGGGTGGGGTAGTTCTCCCCGTCCGGGCGCGCAGTCGTGGCGTCCTTCTCGGGGGTGGTGCGGGTGGACATGGGCATGCCAGTCAGCTCCTTCTTCCTACGTCGGCATGATCCGAACAGGTTCGAACGGTCCGGGCGGCGTGAGCCCGATCTCAGTCCTCTGCCGAGGACTCCCGTGGGATGTGGCCCACCCTAGACCCCGCTCCCGGTGCTGTTCGGGCGGGTCTCATCTCGACATGGAGGGGTCGATCACCGGCCCGAGCTGACGGCCAAGACCCTCTCGGTGGGGAGCTTCACGGGCGCCGGGGGCCCGGCGACCAATGCCGCGGTGACCTTCGCGGCGCTGTGCCGGGCGTTGGGAGAGGGCGGCGTGACCGGCCTTCTGACGGCCCTGGACGGCGGATCCTGGAAGGACCGGTTCGAGCCCCTGCTGCCCTGGATGGACGATCCGGGTCTGCCGGGCATCGTCGCCTCGTAGGATTCACTCCCAACACGCCGTCCCGCAGCTCTGGAGAGCGCGATGACGGCGTGTTGGGAGGAAAATCCTCGGTGGGGGGTTGCCCCCTCCATTGATTATTCAGCCGCGGACGGATGGGTCATATCGGCGGGGACTACCCACTTGTCGAAGTCCTCGGCGGTCATCCCGCCGACGGTCAGGGCCGACTCGCGCAGCGAGATGCCCTGGTGGTGGGCGTTCTTGGCGATCTTCGAGGCCAGGTCGTAACCGATGTGGCGGTTGAGGGCGGTCACCTGCATGAGGTTCTTGTCCAGGTTCTCGTTGATCTTGTCCATGTTCGGCTCGATGCCGTAGGCGCAGTGGGTGTCGAAGGACACGCAGGCGTCCGAGAGCAGGCGGATCGACTCCAGGCAGGCGTGGGCCATGACGGGCTTGAACACGTTGAGCTGGAAGTTGCCCTGGGAACCGGCGAAGCCGACGGTGGCGTCGTTGCCGAAGACCCGGGTGGCGACCATCGTCATGGCCTCGCACTGGGTCGGGTTCACCTTGCCGGGCATGATCGAGGAGCCGGGCTCGTTCTCGGGGATGAGCAGCTCGCCGATGCCGTTGCGGGGGCCGGAGGCGTACCAGCGGACGTCGTTGGCGATCTTCATCAGCGCGTCGGCCAGCACCCGCAGGGAGCCGGAGACCTGCACCAGGGCGTCGTGGGCGCTCAGCGCGGCGAAGAGGTTCTCGGCCTGCTTGAACTCCAGGCCGGTCTCCTCGGTGACGTGCTTGGCGACGGTGACGCCGAACCTCGGGTGGGCGTTGAGGCCGGTGCCCACGGCGGTGCCGCCGATGGCCAGTTCGCGGGCCCGCGAGTCGGCGTAGCGGATGCCGTCCAGGGCGAAGTCGAGCTGGGCGACCCAGCCGGAGATGACCTGGCCGAGACGGATCGGGGTGGCGTCCTGCAGGTGGGTGCGGCCCACCATGACGACGTCGTCGTACTGCTTGGCCTTGGCGTCGAGGGTGTCGCGCAGCTGAGAGACCGCCGGGTACAGCTTCTCGTTGATCTCGGTGACCACGGCGATGTGCATGGCGGTCGGGAAGGTGTCGTTGGAGGACTGACCCCGGTTGACGTGGTCGTTGGGGTGGACGGGCGCCTTGGAGCCCATCTGCCCGCCGGCGATCTCGATGGCGCGGTTGGAGATCACCTCGTTGGTGTTCATATTCGACTGGGTGCCCGAGCCGGTCTGGAAGACCACCAGCGGGAACTCGTCGT contains these protein-coding regions:
- the thiC gene encoding phosphomethylpyrimidine synthase ThiC encodes the protein MPMSTRTTPEKDATTARPDGENYPTHHLGHLVDAAHGIDVPVTMINQDDAPDGSANPPLAVYRTIGPDCDVTRGLPSLRSGWITGRDDVESYEPRGRDLSDDGRSAVRRGAASQEWKGERRPPLRARAGATVTQMHYARVGVITPEMRYVALREGCDVSLVRDELAAGRAIIPANVNHPEAEPMIIGKAFGVKVNANIGNSAVTSSIADEVDKLRWATRWGADTVMDLSTGDDIHTTREWILRNSPVPIGTVPIYQALEKVDGDHQALTWEIFRDTVIEQCEQGVDYMTIHAGVLLRYVPLTADRVTGIVSRGGSILAGWCLAHHRENFLYEHFDELCEIFARYDVAFSLGDGLRPGCLADADDAAQFAELDTLAELTKRAWEHDVQVMVEGPGHIPFHLVRENVERQQELCDGAPFYTLGPLVTDIAPGYDHITSAIGATEIARYGTAMLCYVTPKEHLGLPDRDDVKTGVITYRIAAHAADVAKGHPGARERDDALSKARFEFRWRDQFGLSLDPQTAESMHDETLPAEPAKTAHFCSMCGPKFCSMRISQDIRDDFGDAAEQRRVAEAGMAAKAAEFRASGGEVYLPDPVRR
- the fumC gene encoding class II fumarate hydratase, whose amino-acid sequence is MAEMREEKDSMGTIEVPADHYWGAQTERSLHNFEIGRDTFVWGRDMIRALGTLKKSAALANKELGELPGDVADLIVAAADEVIAGKLDDEFPLVVFQTGSGTQSNMNTNEVISNRAIEIAGGQMGSKAPVHPNDHVNRGQSSNDTFPTAMHIAVVTEINEKLYPAVSQLRDTLDAKAKQYDDVVMVGRTHLQDATPIRLGQVISGWVAQLDFALDGIRYADSRARELAIGGTAVGTGLNAHPRFGVTVAKHVTEETGLEFKQAENLFAALSAHDALVQVSGSLRVLADALMKIANDVRWYASGPRNGIGELLIPENEPGSSIMPGKVNPTQCEAMTMVATRVFGNDATVGFAGSQGNFQLNVFKPVMAHACLESIRLLSDACVSFDTHCAYGIEPNMDKINENLDKNLMQVTALNRHIGYDLASKIAKNAHHQGISLRESALTVGGMTAEDFDKWVVPADMTHPSAAE
- a CDS encoding suppressor of fused domain protein, yielding MTNDDHMDAARLPGGFVPGPIDPEELPADVAVPETLPPTGPAVVGAAVGSIGGTPNVEGMVDAAGDNRVDVLTCADAPAPGWTTWSTVTLHARPNELPMADGTKLDVRVELMAVGMPGSDVMGKILGSCAFAVLQDGWMMAPGVVYGDVVSLYDDKATTPHIMWSHPFTAGDLGAVEIDDDLKVHWLMAVPITEAERTFLEQNDYEALAQLLDSHQVNYTDMHRESVV
- a CDS encoding class I SAM-dependent methyltransferase; protein product: MSDDAETSDALADNRASWDDRAGIHAASDFYAVDALIADPGAVTDVVRRDLAVLTPHLAAGPGLTRGSVSGRSLLHLQCHIGDDTLSWWRLGACDVHGLDFSPKALEQARGIAERVGAPITFVEGDARYASDIIARTFDVVVTSTGTIVWLPDLEAWARSIATLLEPGGVFLIRDDHPVLGAMEFEPWTITTDYLSGGGQSDYVSDQSYTGDPMPSHTNHEWVHDLSEVVTVLLDAGLRIEALGEHPAMDWRPMEGMVHTDAGWQLPEGSPRIPLTFSVVARKPRD